The Brachionichthys hirsutus isolate HB-005 unplaced genomic scaffold, CSIRO-AGI_Bhir_v1 contig_590, whole genome shotgun sequence genome contains the following window.
ATTACTAGAACAGGGAAGGCAAATGTCAATCAGGTTGTTCTCTTCTTCCAGGACAAGAAACGAAGCACTGATGAAAGTGTGTAAATTTAACACCGTGCAGGAATAAATAATGTTTAACCTTTGTGCTCAACTTATTCTTGGACATAAGTTAAGAATGAATTCCAGCGCAGATGTTGCTTCAAATGTAACACAGCTGCCAAATGTCAGAAAGGATAAAGCTGATGGGTTCTCTATTTCTCTTATTGTGAAACCAAAAATGCATTTGTCgctcaaatattttcatttccttgCCCAGATTATATTCCTAATGAACATAAAGTTCCTTCAAAATTAAACATGCTTCAACTGATTGTCACATGAATATCTGACTCCCTCTAGTGGACAGGAATATAAGTACAGCACTCTACACTGCAGACACAACAGGAATATTTCAAGTCTCTCCATTGAAGCCTTGTAGAGTTTGTGAGTTTTGATATAAGCCATAAATGGTGTctcttatttgtattttgacagCATTATCTATATTAATCTGAATCAGCAAGTGTAAGTATATGCAGACAAGCATGTGTTCCTGCACCTTAGACACAGGTGCATGAGAGACCATAAAAACATGGACATACAGGCCTTTAAAATGGATCTTAAAAGAATGCAGCACTGACCTTATAAAGAATAGTTACATACACAGAGGAGAGTTGCATTTTATGAGTGAGTATTTTTGGAGCAGAACAGATTATTATATTTCATCCCTTAGGTTATACCAAtgaccacattttatatttcttttgtcATGTTTATTATCTGGGAAAAGGCACTCACTACATTTAACTTTGTCTGCTCATAAAGTAAACTGTACACAACAAATGTTTGCTCAGAGGCCAAGATCAAGGAGCAGTTAATCATATTCATATTAGATCAATTAGATAAACTGCATACAAATAcgacctgtgtgtgtgatttagctttcatggaaattcatggtaaGCATGCTCgtgatacatttttttattgtaattgtgTAAAATTTAAAATGGGCATTAGGTGGTATTGTTTCTGAAATGCAGAGgaattacaaaatgaaaagtgaTTGGTTGGTATAAAAAGAAGTTAATGGAATCATGCTTAAATACAAAATCAACAGCATCAAATGTATTAATTAAAAAGACCTTTAAGTAATCACAAGACATTTGTGATGAAGTGTAAAAGAGCATTTTGAAATTGTTTTCAACATTGCAAAGGATTTAATGGCCAAAGGTGATTAAATGCACCGGTATAAATGGCAAGTCAATTCCAGTGTTGATCTACAACTGAAAAAAACTTTGTCAGTCATTACTGAAATTCATGTATCCtttcaaataatgaaaatgctatatttctttttccttgaaacaaaaagaagcattattattattatagtaatGTCAATTTTTCATGTTAGTAACTTCTATGTTCACGTTGTAATTACCATGCACAGTCAGGGCGACTAGTTTAATTCAAGAGCTTTTAGTGTGCAGTAATTGATGCCCTTGGGCTTCATTTTCAAAGTCACGCACCATGTAGGAATAATTGTTGTCATCAAGATAAATGCTCGTATTGTCTCTTGATCCAGGAGAAACACAACCTCGCCCTctccattcatttattatgGACGTCCTTTCGTAGCAGATCGGTGCTAAAAATAGCCACCAAAGCTATAGATAATGTTAATGCTTCTGAAGATGGATGATATGAAGCGTGCTCTCGGGAAGCTCTGCCAGGTTAAAAAAGAGATTCAACCTTAGCAGATAGTCGCTGACCCAGTATCTCCTCAGTGTGACTGcgctgaaagacaaagaaaccGATCACGTTCTCACATAGCCTATTCTACAGTACCATCTGATATGAGGTATTTCTTTACTGCCTCTTCTGTCCATTCATTTTTGGCAACAATTTTCTTCCCATGGCTATGGCACAGCTATAGAATTTCCTCATAGCAGTTCCAATCTAAGgttatgaaacaaaaaaggcaCATTTCTTGCCATCTCAAAGGACTCATCTTGCCCATGTCTCCTTTACTCTATTTGTCTCTCAAGTCCTCTTCCATTCAGGAACTagtcattctctccatccttgACCTCAACTGGTACGAACCCATTCAACTTGCTGCGCTCCTTTGCGTACTGTGACAGGTTTGTCAGGCTGatgtttccttcttttctttctcctctctcctcatccGGCTGCccatcttcttcctcagccCTCTCCTCACCCAGCATGGCACCGGAGTTGTTCATGCACACACTTGACCGACGTGCATCTTCAGGAATGTTCCTCCGCAGGTCACGATTCTTGTTGCGTCTGGCCAGCTTGGTGAGGGAACCAAAGCGCATATTGAAGAGATTCTCCTCTGAAGAAGACGCTGTCTGCTGAGATTGCTCATTGCTCTGATGGTCATAAGGCTCACATGCCCCCTTCAGCCTCAGGTTATTGAGCTTGGTGTCAATGCTCTCCTGGGAGGACGTCTTGAAGCGACCAGCATCCAGGCTGGCAAACAAAGCCCGCTTCTCTGGAGACAGCATGTCCAGAGAGTGAGCTCGCTGCTCCAGGCCAAGCTGACGGCGTTCCATGCTGCGGATGGTGGCGGCCCGCTGGAGTTTGTCATGGATCTCGACACTCAGGCGTCTGCGTGTTTCACGCAACTCTGCACGAACGTTTGCTTTCCATTCAACTGCATGAGCTTTAAACTCACCGACCTGTGATGACAGAGCAGTAAGAGAAAGACCAGgaacaaataagaaaaacataaaaGTTATAAAACATGTCATTATAGAAAAAGCCCTGAAAATCAATGTATTAATCAACTATCAACAATGCTAAGGTCCTGCAAAAAGTATACTGGGGCAGAATTTTCAAATATCCTAGTTATTTTCATGCGAGtaagaaaacatttctgttttcagaaaacttaaatatttccattttatCCCACCTGAGGTATTACTACACTGCAGTAGTAAATAAATTGTCAGTAAATCGGTCATGCTTCTGTCTGGATTTCTGAAAAGGATTGTCTAGAAAAACTTACACAATATCATCCTgcttttcagattttttatCACAAGGCCTAATCAATAatgagaggaagcagcaggagagtgACCTTTCATTTCCCAGCTCTCTAATGCAATAAGGAGTTGTGTAATTGAATAAACCCCACCTCCTCTTTGGTCTTTTTGGACAGAACTCGAAGCCAGTCTCCAATCATACTGAGGATGGCAGCAAAGTACGCCAAACCCACCAAGATCCAGAACCACACCAGAGGCTTGTACCAACTTTTGTATTCAATCCTACTGTTTCCACCTGAAAGGgaaggacaaataaaaacatggtCAAAACTAAGGCACACTAATAAAACTATTATTCTACACAatgtctggaaaaaaagaaatgccattaCCTGCCACATAGTCTCCTATCCCCACAGTGGTGAGAGTGATCACGACAAAGTAGATGGCCTCGAGTGTGGTCCAACCCTCAATGTATTTAAAGATGATGGCGGGGATGCTGACGAAAACGATGCAGCCAGCCAGGATGAACAGAATGGTGGACGTTACTCTGATCTTAGTCTGGCtgatctgtttgtgtttttgctaaaaaaaaaaaaaaaatacaaataggaGACAAAGTTAGAAGTAAGACAATCAATTTATCTGTAGACACACAACTTTGATTGATGACATCAGCACCATTACGAACCACCACTTTCTTTACTTTCTGATgccactgctctctctctctctctctctctctctctctgtcatcgtcacagaaaatatgtttttctaaTTGATGTGATTTCTTCATCAAATAATCACTCTTAAATATTCTGTATCAacttctgctgtttgtttgtttgatctaAAACAACGCTTTCACTCAGTAAACATTAATGAAACAATTGATCAGTTTGACCTGGAATAAGACCACATGTGTTTGGTTGGATCAAAGACTGTGTTCAAGGAGAGGTTTCTTTCTTACAATTTTAGTCTAGATTAAAATGATAAGTCCAAAAGTCCTAACTAAAGACAGTGTGAAAcattctgtttaaaaaaaagaagggaaaaaaataccttttttattttttcagttaCAGTTTAGTTAGGATTGGATTTTTTGGTATCCTATAATTTtagtaaatataaaatgttgttGCCATTAGtggcatgaaaacaaaaacaacaaagtagaaaaagaagaaagaaagctaGCTTGATGCTAACTTAAATCTTGAAATAATGCTTTGCTTAATGATGTTTTATACTATTGTCTTGTTCATATTTATTATCCTTAAGAACGGAAAGGTACtactacaaataaatataaaaataaataacaaattatTGTGATAATTTCATCTCACCCTGAATATTTTCTCTACTCTCAAGATGCTTTTCACAAAGATCGTCCCCAGCTGGTCTCCAATGCCCGCCAACAAAAAGCCAAAGAGAGGGATGCCAAATATAGCATAAAGGATGCAGAAGATTTTCCCGCCTTGTGTGCTTGGAGCTATATTTCCATAACCTGTGGAAAGCAAAACATGAGAAAGGGAACAGAAACCAAAAGAAGCCATAAGAACCATGAGATTCAGGAAAAATTAAAGCAATGATTGTGAAAGAAGGCTGATagaagatgctgaggatgaggcacaggtggtgaagatgaaaaaaagaTGTTGTTATGCAATATAATCAATTACAACCCTTATATAATGTCTCCTAGTTCCTGTAGCAGGGGTCTTTAAGCTTAAAGACCAACAATAATTAGGTTCCCTTTGGTggtaattacatttattatggTGATACAATGACAAGAGTTACAATGAAGATGCCAAGGAGACAGGGAAGGACAGCCTATTTGAACTAAGGCCTTCCATCTCAGTCTGTTATACACAGAATACTGACAAACAAATTTCCAATactttgtttctgctgcaaaagtttctgtgtttttctcattGTCTCACATCAAGAACAGTTTTATTGTTAATATTTTGcacatcattttatttaaactgaTTTAAGCCTGTTATGTACCATATTTTATGATAATATATTGGACCAGCGATGCAACTAAAGTGAATGAACGTCACCTCTCAGTGACATATTAGCAAAGGACATATCCAGGATGATGATAATGGCCTGTATGCTGATGATGACAAATAttcacagagaaagacaaaaactgaaaatatgcaACTAAATTTAAGACTCTCATATTCAAAAGCCCTACAAAAAATACATGCGGCATGtattgaaataaaacaatttgatatataagaaat
Protein-coding sequences here:
- the LOC137916900 gene encoding potassium channel subfamily K member 10-like gives rise to the protein MTFQHAIDAVSAGVSPVGNTSYNSSYWDVGSAFFFAGTVITTIGYGNIAPSTQGGKIFCILYAIFGIPLFGFLLAGIGDQLGTIFVKSILRVEKIFRQKHKQISQTKIRVTSTILFILAGCIVFVSIPAIIFKYIEGWTTLEAIYFVVITLTTVGIGDYVAGGNSRIEYKSWYKPLVWFWILVGLAYFAAILSMIGDWLRVLSKKTKEEVGEFKAHAVEWKANVRAELRETRRRLSVEIHDKLQRAATIRSMERRQLGLEQRAHSLDMLSPEKRALFASLDAGRFKTSSQESIDTKLNNLRLKGACEPYDHQSNEQSQQTASSSEENLFNMRFGSLTKLARRNKNRDLRRNIPEDARRSSVCMNNSGAMLGEERAEEEDGQPDEERGERKEGNISLTNLSQYAKERSKLNGFVPVEVKDGEND